The Streptomyces clavuligerus genome includes a region encoding these proteins:
- a CDS encoding TetR/AcrR family transcriptional regulator, with protein MGRRRGEALEAAILDAAWDELNERGYTNLTTDSVARRAGTSKPVLYRRWADKRKLVEAAVVRRNVTQLTVPADTGSLRGDLIATLTGASERQGPVLAQLSLLLAGYFAETETSFTELREMIIAGRRSGRDEIMERAIARGEIDPSRLTPRIAALPFDLLRGETMMTLRPVAPEVIEEIVDTIFLPLVRPADGDRSSD; from the coding sequence GTGGGACGACGGCGCGGCGAAGCGCTTGAGGCGGCGATCCTCGACGCGGCCTGGGACGAGCTGAACGAGCGGGGCTACACGAACCTCACCACCGACTCCGTCGCCCGGCGCGCGGGCACCAGCAAACCGGTGCTCTACCGGCGCTGGGCGGACAAGCGGAAGCTGGTGGAGGCGGCCGTCGTCCGCCGCAACGTCACCCAGTTGACCGTCCCGGCCGACACCGGGTCCCTGCGCGGCGACCTGATCGCCACGCTCACCGGGGCCAGCGAGCGGCAGGGCCCGGTCCTCGCCCAGCTCAGCCTGCTGCTCGCCGGATACTTCGCCGAGACCGAGACCAGCTTCACCGAACTGCGCGAAATGATCATCGCCGGACGCCGCTCCGGACGCGATGAGATCATGGAGCGCGCCATCGCGCGCGGCGAGATCGACCCGTCCAGGCTCACACCGCGGATCGCCGCGCTCCCCTTCGACCTGCTGCGGGGCGAGACGATGATGACGCTGCGTCCGGTCGCCCCCGAGGTGATCGAGGAGATCGTCGACACGATCTTCCTCCCGCTGGTCCGCCCCGCCGACGGGGACCGGTCATCTGACTGA